The DNA segment TTACTGGCCTGCCCTGCTATAATCGCCAGTAGTCTGGTGAACATGAAATGCAAGTTAAAGCGGGGGTTGAATACCAAACTAAAACAATTACGTTTGCTTTAAACACACCAAACAATGTTTAAAAGGTATTCGACAGACAGTAAATGTCATATCTGTTAGTCACCCAGTGATATTTCAGGGATCCAGAGCAGATCGTCCTTTCAATATTACCGTCTTTTTTAATCCAGGTGTACAATGTATAATAATCCTGAGGGGCCAGGCTGTAGGAAGATGGAGTTAAGGATCCTCCGAACCCAGAGGAAGAGGAAGCTGGGTGTACAAAGCAAAACCTCAAAGAAGGAGCTTTTGGGAATGAGGGGAGGAGAACCAAGAGGCAAAAGATGCCATAGTATTGTATTCCAACTTGTAGCACCAATACAGTTTATTATTAAACACACTGTTCCAACTTTTTCCAAAGACTCCATTGTATGTGGAAGACCCTCATTAAGCTGGTGTTATGTAGGTGGTGTAGATATTACAAAACAGGCTGTTAAGGATTTAAACTTTATAATTTCAACAAGGCATCCACAATTCTGTCAGAATTTGAAGCATTTGAGTCAAAAGTGAATCATTTAGCACTGAATACTAGACAGTCAGATCAGAATTAAGCTAATTCGCAGCATCGAGAAAAGCACAGGCGTCCTTACCTTATCGAAGGCCCACGTGTGGATATTAGTCCACTGGTTGAGCTGCTGTGGGGCCCACAGAAACACTGCTGTTTCACAGGCGCAGGCAATACATAACATTCTGGCCTCTTTCACTACCCAGAATACTGTGCACAAGTCAGTAAGGCAGGAAGTGGACGGATTCTACAAATGCAAGCGATAAAACCATTTAGTCTTCTTAAATATTAATACATTGATGAGCCATTGCTATTAcagagcaacataagaacataagaaataggagcaggagttggccatttggcgcctcgagcctgctccgccattcaataagatcatggctgatctgatcctagtctcaactccacttccctgcccgctccccataacccctgactcaCCTATAGttcaaaatctgtctaactccaccttaaatatattcaatgacccagtctccacagctctctggggcagagaattccatagattcacaaccctgagaagcaattcctcctcatctcagttttaattgggcgaccccttattctgaaactatgccccctagttctagattcccccacgaggggaaacatcctctctgtatctaccttgtcgaaccccttcagaatcttgtatgttttcaataagatcacctctcattcttctaaactccaatgagtataggcccaacctgctcaatctttcttcataagtcaaccccattcaGTTCAGGCATCAaccgtgtgaaccttctctgaactgcctgcagttGTGAGCAAGTCTGCCTCACAACAATGATGCTCTATAGGACCGATTTTCTCATTGGGGAGCCTCTGCCACAAGCCGTGCAGATTGTGAAATCACAAGGCTCCACGCTGGCAGCGTACATTCAAAACCGTCCCCGATACCTACAGCGGAATCTTGACTAGAACACGTAGACATTTTCCCCTTTGTGGGAGCAAATGTTCACAATTCCTATTTCAAAGAAAACAATTGTTCCTCCTACTCTTGTGATGGCGGATTTCCTGGGATTTGGGGCAACCATACCCAGTTCCCAGCTTCATTCCCAGGGGCAAAGTGcagagctggtcattattctgaaccactgacccagtttTTAAAATCAGTTTTTATAACGTTGGTATCTCAGTCCCTTTGCAGAGGAAACGTTACCTTTTTAATTCTGACACTGCTCAGTATTTACTAACCTGTATCTTGGAGGTTAGCTGCAATGTCTGCTCGAACTGGCTGGTAGGAAGATCAGGAGTCAAGGCATCATCCTTCTTCTGTAAAAAATATCCCTACACAAAGTTAGTTAaaagactttgaaatcaaaaacgtAATGGACAACCTCTGTACAATTGATGGATTCTAGTCATGTGTACAAAGTCAGTGCTCTCCCCCATCTGTTTCAAAATGGACCAAAAGTAAAAACTGGCAAGTTGGTAGATAAGCACACACAGTTAATGATGTCTCCAGCTAATGCATTCAGGGTATCACTGAAAACAGGGAAGGGAGGCAAGAGAAAAGCTAGCAGAGATGGCGGATTTAACACATActgtattactgatataataactgCACTTCTGTTTAGGAGCGTTATCAGAGAAGTCCAAAAAGAACTGTCCTCTTTTCAATTCTGCACTCCTCAGTCACACACTTTTCACCAGAGGGGAGGCAAGTTACAGCAGGCTGGCTCAGCAGAGTAGGCCGCCACATAACCTATTCCCCTGTGCGAGAGCCTTTGACCTCTGCTTTACACCTCTTCCTCATCGGCGCACTCAAGATCAGGACTCGGTGGGCATTACCCTGCACCCTAACACTGTGACAACGAACCTCATCACCACAGTAACCAGCATGTGCCATGGAAAATCTTACCTCTTCAATTACATCCTCTTCAGAAAATCCCACAGCACGCTCTTCATTTAGCACCTCTGGCTGACTGAACGTAGTCTCACAATTGCCGTGGAAGTGCTGCGCAGGTCTCTCCTCCTTCTTATCGAGATGTTCCCTCGCAGACGAAACACACAGAGTGCCTTCTCTTATTGCTGGACTGGACAGATTTAAATCAGGCGGCACCACTCCTTCAGCAGGTGTCTGTAACCGTTGCCCACACTTCCCATCGATATTCCGAACATCTTTACACACAGGTGACAATGCGGCAGTTGGTGATGAATTCTGGTTTCCACGAGTGCTTTGGGAAAGTCCTGGAGAACCGGATGCAGGCGTGAAGCCAAGTGAAGGGAGCGCAGGGCTACCTGCGCCTCGGTCCTGCTGGTGGATGCTCCCTGCCTGCACAGTACAGGAAGGTGTTGACAGCAGAAAGCTGGAAGATAGTTTATGGCCAGATGTAGTTTTTGGCATTTCCTGACCGCAAGGGCAAAGGACATCATCTGCCGCTGGCTCTTCTGGGGCCCTGCTCAATTCCTCGCAGTCGGAACTTTCTGGGGGAAGAACGGGTGCATTTTAGGTCCATTACAAGGTTCAGGCTTTCACTGTTATTGAGCCTCAAAATGACTGACTAGTGTGCAATTTTGTTTATTATTCATTCACAGGGTTTGGACATTGCTGGCAAAAGGCTGTTTCCAGGACTTCAACctccaggccaacatttattgcccatccctaatattcTAGGTACCACTAAAAACATAATGCTAATAATCCACTACTGAGCTTAACCCTCCAATTttggccttttgcgcatccctgattttaatcgctccaccattggtggccgtgccttcagctgcctaggcctgaagctctggaactccctccttaaacctctccacctcgctctcctcctttaagttgctccttaaaacctacctcatctgccgTAATACTACGTGCAGCATGTGTGTGCAAATGATACTTTTGCTTGCTACCCGCCTCTCATTTGAAACAgaaccccccccgcccctcctctttcTTTCTCAGATGTTGATCAACCTGCTGTCATACATTTTAAAATTGCTTTATTACAAAATCAAAGCTGCGTATCATTCAGTAAAATCCCAGACACAggcgaaggccattcagccccttgagctattcaattagatcacagctgatctgtactgtaactccaccttcccaccttggtgccatatccctgaatacccttgcctaacaaaaatctattaagccAAGTTTTGAAAagttcaattgaccctcagcctcaacagctttttttgggATGGTGTGGCGGGGcaggggacagggagggaggggggtgagagagttccagattcccactatcctttgtgtgaagaagtgtttcctgacatcacacctgaatggtctggctctaatttgaaggttatgccCCATTGTTCTGGTTCCTCCCACCAGTGGAGATAGTTTTtcgctatctaccctatcaactcctttaatcttcTCCAGCACTTCGAttatatcaccccttaatcttctatatttgaAGGAACAAAAGCCTAGTCGATAACAACCTGTCTTCATAACCCTTTTAGTTCTGATATCATGCTGGGGAATCAGCGCTGCAGCACCTCCAACGACAATATATCCTTCCGATGGTGTGGTGCCCACAACTGAAGGCAGTTACCAGATGGGGTCGAATCAGACTAAATGTTAACTTCAAATTTACTCTCTCTCAAGTACTGGAGACTGTTTCAGTCCAACTTTAAGGAGTCTTGCGTTGTCTGCCAATATCAGAGGTGCGACCCAAGTTACCGAGAGCTGCAGACTCACCTGCACACACAGCACAGAACGTCCTAACCACTATTACAGGCCGTAGATGCATACAGTTTGTATTTAATGTGCACAAACGGTTGTACTGCGTGGGTAGTTTATACATATCTGGCCCGGTTAAACTTTCCCAACAGCATGACGATAAACCTGTACTATGTGTGCCCTACCTCTGTCTAAGTAAATTAGTTTAAGGACATCTTACTCGGCACTCCGAGACAAAGCTAAATATTGGGCTTGTAAATAACCAATGTATTTTGATTAGAACATTAAGATCTCTTCCTTTAGGAATGACTGAGCCATCTTACTTTGTGGGTGGGGCTCCTCAAGGTTTTCTGTAGCTTGTTTGATGTCCTGTGAATGTGGATTTTCACAGTGCCCTGTATTCCAATTGTCAGTCTCCACCCGAGTTTCCACAGTGCAGTCAGCCACATCGTGCTGGGACGGAAGGAGTGATTTCCTCAATGCCTCGGCTCTTAGCTTCTCTTTAAGTAGACCGTATTCCTCGTCAGGGAGGTCAAAATCGCAGACCTCCAAGCTGTAAAACAGCCTTTTGACAACAGGCTTCTTAACAGGGAGCAATGGTTCTGAGCACGTTAGTGCCCCGTCTTCAAGTCCCGCAGTGAACTTCCGGGAGCCAGCACGTGTTCTACGATAGCCGTTACCTATTGGGAATACACAAATCCCATTACAGCAGCAACCCcaaaattgacgggcaggaaaagaccagctggtccatcatgcCTGCCCCACAGCTGTATCACAGTTTATCCATAATGTACCTTTCACAGGCGCAGGAGAAATTAGGCAATCATTAAATGGGCAAAGTAAATATACAGCTTAGAGGTAAGCACTACATCCCAAGTTTATATTTAATGAcacttacatcatcatcataggcagtccctcgtatcgaggataacttgcttccacgctaaaaagggacgagttcacaggtgcttcaatgaaggacctaatatccagatcccgaactacatgttgaagggtggaagatgcctgtgtgtggatttttttaacgtgtggtgaccgttgcacaccagccaccacacgggttcgacagagctaggtcttggtccactggcaaggattaaccaagactaactggagatcagctctgctgcatggacctagtgcgcacacatatcgcagtgtgggctggcccgtgctgcctctgggccctcggctcttctgacaCTTACAGGGGTGCTCATGGAACACATGCCCATTCATGGTGCACAGTGAATGAGGGAGTCAGGATCCATTTACAATAGACTTGCTCCAGAGCAACGGGATCAATGCTTATGCCGAGATGAATTACACAACAGTGGATGTCTCCAGTCTCTAATCACTTAGAtttccctcccaatctctgtaaaaaCCAGAAACAAACTTTTCTCTTCGTTATTGCGTTGGTTCGTTAAAGAAGggcatttctgatttttattttaaaaactgtCTTATTGCTTATTTATTGAAggtaaaaccacaaaaaaaaaaatcaacctttaCTTAAGGGGCAAGTACTTGGGGAAGTAATTAAATGACAATAATGCACGGGTTTAACTCCTCAAATGACACCATGAAGCTGCTCAATTGTAGATCATTGCATTCTTTCTGATCTTACTCCCCAGccccgtacattacaacagtgacttagcTTCAAAAATTACTTCCATTGGCCGTGAagggctttggggcatcctgaggttatgaaaggcgcagtcaaaatgcaagttttttttctttccttATCCTAAATAAAAACAAATGTGCTTTACCCACCCGTAACAGTTATGTTAGCACTCAGAATTAATCAATCATGAGTCATGATCCAGTCAAATCTATTAAAATCCAACAATACTCAGTGCTCACCTTTCGAGAGCCTCACCCTCCTCCTGGGCTGAGAGACCTGCGACCGAGTGTCCTCTCTGTCTGAGTCAATCCACAATGGAAACAGCGGACTTGTACCACTCTTCCTCAATGAGATGTCTAGAAAGGGATCTTGCTGAGTCTCTGGGACCATTTCCTGGCCGTCAGCATCACCGTTTAAGCCCAAGTGATGCTCCGGCACACTCGATACAGACTCCCGTTGTGCTGATGACAGATCATTCGTGTCCTCTTTGAAAGGCCTTACTAACACATCATTGGTCTGGCTTTTGTTAGAGTTCTGTAGTGGTTCCACAATGTGTTTAAGTTTATTCTGAGATGGGTTGGAACGCTTGATATTAAAGTTGGTAATGCTTGAAAATTCATGAGCATTCGAGTTATTTACATTATTTCCACACAATTCATTAGTGTTGGGCATTGGCTGACAAATGTTACTCTCATTCTCCTCGCCCGCTTTCTCACTCCGAACATTGGAAGTGTCAGCAGGTTGAACATCATCAGGAATTCTGTGGCCGTTCAAAGTCCTCTCTGCAAGCTCTTGATCTTTAAACACCTCAGCGTCAGTGAGCTGGGATTTTATCGATCCTCTGCCTCTTTTTCTACCGTTCCCTCGGTTTGATTTAATACTCTGAGAATCAACAGCAACATTCCTGGGGTCCTGTGAATCGCGCTGTGAGGAGGCTGCGACATCATCCTCCTGACTGTTAAACAGCAGTAACGTGTTGCTGACCTCGGCCTCAGCCTTGGGGGAGCCGGTTACAGGACTGCTTTGGCTAGATGTGGACTTCCTTGACTTTCCCCTGCCGCCATTTCTGgactttcccaattggctgtaaatcactgcgTCCAGATCCACCTGTCGTTGGCAGCTGGTCATGCGGCGCGTTGTCCGCACGTAGTACTCAACAGGGAAGATAAGTCCCTCAACAAGGGTACAAGAGTTCAGCGGGTTATCTTCTGAAACTTCGCGTGCAGCAGTACCCGTCTGTGGCTGACCTGGTTCCAACGCTGCCGCCTCACTTCTAAGGCTGCTCTCGGTGTGTTCCTCGGAGCAGTTTGGCTTTGCTTGCTGCGGCCAGGTACCTTCGGTCAGCACCTCTGGGTCCCTTGAAATGAAAGCTTCATTTTCGCACACAGACACTGCTGAAGACTTGTCCCCGGGACTGCAGCATGCAGCGTCATTCACAGCTCTGCCCACGGGCGCTGTCACACAATCACCTTCCACTGCCTCTGCGCCACTCTTTAATAACGCAAAGCCTTCTTCATCTCGAGTTAAACCATCGGACGCTTTGTGCCATAAATTCCTCTTTACATCTTGACCGAGTGACTCAGAGACGTTGCTGTCCCTGCTAAAGACGGAAGATGCTGCATTCTCTTCATTAACTGCTGCATCCAGTTCTCCTATTTCTCGAGCGCAGGGCTCTCCATCACCAGCCAGAGATTCATTCACCTCACTGGCTGTTTCACACACCCCATTTCTCAGTACTTCACACAACCTCTTTTTCTTCAGTTTCAGACGACTCTGAACTCGACGGTCTGTCTGTGTGACGGGGCCCGTTTCCACAGCTGGGGATGCAGAGGGTTCTGCTGAAGGGTCTTCAGCACTTTCACATGTGCTGGTCAAAGCCACTTTTGTGATGACGTCTAGGATTTCCGGCTCAAGATTAAAGGTCACCGCTGATTTTTTCACCTTTCTTTCTTCTGCCGGGACTTGGCTTCTCTGATGTGAAAAGCTTGACTGATGTGTATCCaaacttagtgaggtctcaccttctTAAAAAGGAGATTCAAGAAACACACATTATGCCCCGAATTTCTTTACCTCAGGAGAGGAGAAAGCGAAAGAAGCAGAGACAGATACATAATCTGAATATAAAGGGGAAGTGGCCTTAAAAAGTATTTATTGATTGAAAACATTCGTGTAGCAAATGTAAATTAGCTGGGAGATGGAACAggctcaacataagaaataggagcaggagtaggccatttggccccctgctccgccatttaataagattacggctgatctgatcatggtctcagctccacttctctgcccgccccccataacccattattcccttatcactcaaaaatctgtccatctccgccttaaatatattcaatgacccagcctccacagctctctggggtagagaattccagatttacaaccctcagagaagaaatttctctcgtttcagttttaaatgggtggcccttattctgagactatgtcccctagttttagtttcccctacgagtgaaaatatcctctctgcatccaccttgtcgagccccctcattattttatgtttcgataagatcacttctcattcttctgaactccaatgtgtataggcccaacctactcaacctgtcttcataagtcaacccactcacctccggaatcaacctagtggaccttctctgaacagcctccaatgcaagtatatccttccttaaatacagagaccaaaactgtatgcagtactccaggtgtggcctcagttgtagcaggacttctccgcttttatactctatcccccttgaaataaaggccaacattccatttgccttcctgatcacctgctgtacttgcatactatttgtgtttcatacacaaggacccccaggtccctctgtattgcagcactttgcaatttttctccatttaaattataatttgcttttctattttttctgccaaagtggataacctcacattttcccacattatactccatctgtcaaatttttgcccactcacttagcttgtctttatccctttgcagattgttgttgaggccagttcgttagatacattcaaaagggaattagatgtggcccttacggctaaagggatcaaggggtatggagaaaaagcaggaatggcgcactgaagttgcatgatcagccatgatcatattgaatggtggtgcaggctcgaagggccgaatggcctactcctgcacctattttctatgttttctcacaatttgttttcccacccatctttgtatcatcaagggGCTGTATGACTTCCCCCTGTTCCTAATCAGCATGGAGGCCAGTTAAAGGCAGAGATGGCAAGCGAAGGCGCCTCATGCATACGCCAGTGCCGATTGCAGAACCACACTGGGGTCTGTGGAGGAACAGGTCAACTCCCCATTGTCACTTGCCCGGAGTGCACAGGTAGCTCAGTAACACGTGCCTTTACAGTTTCCACTCCCGATGAGAAAGCTCATCACCATGATGAGAAAAGTTCTTCACTGAGACCGCTGTGATCGAGAAGAAGTCAACTAAAAGACACAATCCATGCTAAAGTTGAAATCGTTTTTCTGAAAACCTACCAGCTGTCAGTTGGGTCATGCTCTGCTCTTCCAGCAGCTGGTTCTGATGTTCGATGGTTTTTTTAACATGATTCCGCACCCGCTCAGCTTTCTGTGCACGCTAGTGGCAGAAAATAAGAGATAAATACCACACTAGCGAACATAAATTCAGTGAGATAAGCCtcaattatgggttcaagtcctatagtcaagttctgactcagaagcaagtgtcaTATCAATCGAGCTAAGCTGATATTTAAGCGCAGTTTGGTAAAACAATCAACGTCTTCCTGTATGCACAGGGATACAGCTAGAGCTTGACCAGCTAAAACCACACAGAATAACTCAATAGAATTCCTGACCCATGTCCGAGTGTGTCACACTGTCTGAAGTGGTATatatagtatatgcaagcactctaataatgactccacgaggtaagggtatagtacttgaactgtagtgaccttagtccgtttattgcagctccttgagtttggacaccaagaggtgagctcccttttatacttggttacctgcagtgtacaggtgacccttaggtctccaccagtagcatcctctggtggtacaggtatggtgtatacagtgtgaaggtacattcagtggtctagtgttacattacatacattaacatacagaaCAGTACATACTAATCAAATATCAACACATCACAGCGGATGGATTTCTCTTCCCCATCCACCCTGACAGAAAAGCATTTCACCACCAAAATAGTAAAGATCGCAGAAAATGTTAGAAATATATAGCAggtataatctaggctgatacttcagtgcagtactgagggagtgctgtcccaTTGAAGTGCCATCTTTTCAACgggtcattaaaccgaggccccgtctgtctgtacgggtggacgtaaaaggtcccatggcactatggaAGAGGAGTAGGGGAGCTCTTCTGTGCTGGCAAACATTCCTCCCCCAGccaacatcaaaaacagattatctacttAGTCATCTCACGTTGTTTGtgcgaccttgctgtgcacaaattggctgccatgcctgCCTATaatcagtgactgcactccaaatgaCAGGAGTAGGACCAGTCAGAAGGAAGGACACACACCCGAAACATTAAGCTCTCAGCCCATGCCAATGCTGACTGAACTGCTGTGCATTTTCACCTCcgatttttatttcaggtttctatCACCACTATTATGATTATAAagtacataagaaacaggagcaggagtaggccatttggtcccttgagcccgctccgccattcaataagatcatggccgatctgatcatggattcagctccacttaaccctttactccctgattgctcaaaaatctgtctctatctccaccttaaatatattcaatgacccagcctccacagctctctggggcagagaattccatagatttacaaccctcagagaaggaattcttcctcatctcagttttaaatcggcggtcccttattctgagactatgtcccctagttttagtttcccccatgagtggaacgaTCCTCTCtatatctaccttgtcaagccccttcattggctgtaacacactttggaacatcctgaggttgtgaatgttgCTATAGAAatataaatctttctttttttataaattttttttttaacaaagaaCACTTGCTTCTCtgccaacaacttatatttatatagcacttatAATGTAATATaacgtcccaacgcgcttcacaggagtgttataaaaaaaaTTTACAcccagccacacaaggagatatattaaggcagatgaccaaaatcttggtaagaagaggtgggttttacggagtgtcttaaaggaggaaagagaggcagagaggtttagggagggaattctagagcctcAAGGTCCGGCCATCAAtgatggagcatttaaaatcggggatgttcaaatgTCAGAATAGGCGGAGCACTGAGAACGAGATTATAGGGTTTGGGCGATTACATAgataacataggaattgctagatgaaaaaagaacAAGGCCCTTCCAATTCaacatcagtgtcagctgtggctcagtgggcagcaccctagcCTGAGTCAGGAtgtcgtgggttcaagacccactccagagacttgagcaaaaaaatccaggctgacactccagtgcggtactgagggagcgatgcactgtcggaggggcagtactgagggagtgccgcactgtcggaggggcagtactgagggagtgccgcactgtcggaggggcagtactgaaggagcgccgcactgtcggaggggcagtactgagggagccccgcactgtcggaggggctgtactgagggagcgatgcactgtcggaggggcagtactgagggagtgccgcactgtcggaggggcggtactgagggagcgccgcactgtcggaggggcagtactgagggagtgccgcactgtcggaggggcagtactgaaggagcgccgcactgtcggaggggcagtactgagggagccccgcactgtcggaggggctgtactgagggagcgatgcactgtcagaggggcagtactgagggagtgccgcactgtcggaggggcagtagtgagggagtgccgcactgtcggaggggctgtactgagggagcgatgcactgtcagaggggcagtactgagggagtgccgcactgtcggaggggcagtactgagggagcgccgcactgtcggaggggcagtactgagggagcgccgcactgtcggaggggcagtactgagggagcgccgcactgtcggaggggcagtactgagggagtgccgcactgtcggaggggcagttttgagatagcgccgcactgtcggaggggcagtactgagggagcgccgcactgtcggaggggcggtactgagggagtgccgcactgtcggaggggcggtactgagggagtgccgcactgtcggaggggcggtactgagggagcgccgcactgtcggaggggcggtactgagggagcgatgcactgtcagaggggcagtactgagggagtgccgcactgtcggaggggcagtactgagggagcgccgcactgtcggaggggcagtactgagggagtgccgcactgtcggaggggcagttttgagatagcgccgcactgtcggaggggcagtactgagggagcgccgcactgtcggaggggcagcactgagggagtgctgcactgtcggaggggcacaactgagggagtgccgcactgtcggaggggcagtgctgagggagtgccgcactgtcggaggggcagcactgagggagtgccgcactgtcggaggggcagtgctgagggagtgccgcactgtcggaggggcagtgctgagggagtgccgcactgtcggaggggcagtgctgagggagcgccgcactgtcggagggtcagtgctgagggagcgccgcactgtcggaggggcagttttgagatagcgccgcactgtcggaggggccgtgttttggatgagacgttgtgTGGTACAAGGGGACATTTACCTGTAATTTATACACTGTCTTTGCATATTCTTTCTTCAGCAGGGCCAACCTTTCTTTGAGCTGTGGATGAAATAAAGAAGGAATGAACTGAGCCCGTGTGGTTTGTGGTGAGAGCGGCCAGTGTCGGCTCTGCTTTACCTGCTCCCTCGCCTGCCAGCTCAGGTGCTTTCTCGCACTGTCCTCCATCGAGAGCCGAGGAAGAGGCGGCCAGGCCACCAGCGCCTCACACCAGGCCCAGGCCAAAGCCTGAACCGCGAGGCCGCCTGAGTAAGCGGCCGGCAATCGCCCCGCCAATTCCGACCAATCAGAACCGTCGCTCACCGCCGCCCCCGGCCCCTCCCTCAGCCCATTGGAGGAACGGCGGGTGGGCGGGACCGCGCCACGCCATTGGTCAACCGACACGTCAATCATTAGAGTTCCCCCTCGTacacattttaattaattttgagatTTATATTTTTCAATCTCTGGGCCGGAGGGACGAGGAAAGGGAACACCGCGGGGCGTTTTGTTTTTGTTAAGATCTTTCTGGGTTCTGTGCCGGAAGTGCGTGCTATGTTTCCGGGTGGGAGGTCAGCAGGGGAGCGGTCGCCCCGACAACCGAGCGAGGAGGCGC comes from the Pristiophorus japonicus isolate sPriJap1 chromosome 15, sPriJap1.hap1, whole genome shotgun sequence genome and includes:
- the palb2 gene encoding partner and localizer of BRCA2 isoform X1 — its product is MEDSARKHLSWQAREQVKQSRHWPLSPQTTRAQFIPSLFHPQLKERLALLKKEYAKTVYKLQRAQKAERVRNHVKKTIEHQNQLLEEQSMTQLTAEGETSLSLDTHQSSFSHQRSQVPAEERKVKKSAVTFNLEPEILDVITKVALTSTCESAEDPSAEPSASPAVETGPVTQTDRRVQSRLKLKKKRLCEVLRNGVCETASEVNESLAGDGEPCAREIGELDAAVNEENAASSVFSRDSNVSESLGQDVKRNLWHKASDGLTRDEEGFALLKSGAEAVEGDCVTAPVGRAVNDAACCSPGDKSSAVSVCENEAFISRDPEVLTEGTWPQQAKPNCSEEHTESSLRSEAAALEPGQPQTGTAAREVSEDNPLNSCTLVEGLIFPVEYYVRTTRRMTSCQRQVDLDAVIYSQLGKSRNGGRGKSRKSTSSQSSPVTGSPKAEAEVSNTLLLFNSQEDDVAASSQRDSQDPRNVAVDSQSIKSNRGNGRKRGRGSIKSQLTDAEVFKDQELAERTLNGHRIPDDVQPADTSNVRSEKAGEENESNICQPMPNTNELCGNNVNNSNAHEFSSITNFNIKRSNPSQNKLKHIVEPLQNSNKSQTNDVLVRPFKEDTNDLSSAQRESVSSVPEHHLGLNGDADGQEMVPETQQDPFLDISLRKSGTSPLFPLWIDSDREDTRSQVSQPRRRVRLSKGNGYRRTRAGSRKFTAGLEDGALTCSEPLLPVKKPVVKRLFYSLEVCDFDLPDEEYGLLKEKLRAEALRKSLLPSQHDVADCTVETRVETDNWNTGHCENPHSQDIKQATENLEEPHPQKSSDCEELSRAPEEPAADDVLCPCGQEMPKTTSGHKLSSSFLLSTPSCTVQAGSIHQQDRGAGSPALPSLGFTPASGSPGLSQSTRGNQNSSPTAALSPVCKDVRNIDGKCGQRLQTPAEGVVPPDLNLSSPAIREGTLCVSSAREHLDKKEERPAQHFHGNCETTFSQPEVLNEERAVGFSEEDVIEEGYFLQKKDDALTPDLPTSQFEQTLQLTSKIQNPSTSCLTDLCTVFWVVKEARMLCIACACETAVFLWAPQQLNQWTNIHTWAFDKVPIIELIPIPDAVNILCVAFGNLEIREVKVLHSTERGCLEHTLLQTGDINAVLGLPGRRLVCSCGTLQSQRIELNTLSKEGRSERCMQLVPPNEMVLAFSEVEGEVEALIGSTIMSNIVIWNLKTGQLLKRIHLSESYPGSVCQKAYSESGILFVLLSHRYVGACEGSVGGRLCVLRMVGVNPMNGKSRPVMSYTLPLGCSGSRYVDGGVKGHSIAAVVTPGILVLWDVLSGHISTMLQHEPNAHWSLFHWAEASCCLLARKNDGAVYVYKCAGARTAEI